In the Motacilla alba alba isolate MOTALB_02 chromosome 6, Motacilla_alba_V1.0_pri, whole genome shotgun sequence genome, ctcagCCCACACGGCGCGGCCCTATCGGCGGTGCCGCCGCGGCGCGGCCTTGGCCGCCCGGCCCGGCGTGATTCAGCGTTTCCCGAGCAATACTGTGTGAATCCTCCCGCCCCCCGGGCTCCGCTTCCAGAAGCCTTGCAGCCTCCAGAACGGCGCCCGTGAATTTGCTTCCGTGCCCGCCTCGTCTTCTGCATCTGTTCCGCCTCCGGAGCCCGCACGGCACCGCCCTGCCGGGGTCTGCGTTGTGCTCCGCAGCGGGCTCCCTGCAGAaagcggcagcggcagcagcgaGGAGGGCGGCGGTGTCGCCCCGgccggccggcgctgcccgtGGCCGCAGCGAGCATCCCCGGCGGGCACCCGGGGCCGGGCACCCGCGCCTCGGCACCGCCCGTCCTTCCAAGGGCCCGACAGCAGCCGCTGCTTACACACAAACATCGCCATCCGTCATCTCGCAGCGTTGTCTAAACACATCCAACCTTCTACAATGAGCTTCCATGCGTGCAGGGTTACCACGACGGCTTCCTGCAAACCTGTGTCATCTTCATGCTCTGCGGCAATTGATTTGCAAGGCACTGCATTGCACAGCTGTAATTTCCCAGAGAAGCGTGTCTGTGGTCAGGGGATGTGTGACCGGGCTTGCGAAAACTTGGACCAAATTcaatcctttaaaataaatattctgttaCTCTGCCCATTACTGTGGAGCAATATCCATAGAATAACACAGAAAGCTGATACTAAATACACAGTGATACAGCAAGAGGGTGTCcagaacagaaacatttctgtttatttagaAAGCATTAggattttaactgaaaaatcacagaagtttTCATAGCATCCCCGTGTTTTGATATGTGGATATGTCATTAGATACAGAGATACTATACGATCCTTTGCATTCCTGGCTGTCATTTCTTAAAACTGTTTGATTTTGAAGAACTTGGGTGGGAGAATTATAGAATTATTGCTCAGTGATTCACTTACTCTTCCCTGCTAAGGGAAAACCCAAATTATACCACAATTGCTGCTGTCAAACATAGTAATTATAAGCTAACCTAGGCTAAATAGGAACCAGTATAAAATAGGATATGTAAAGGGACCCTATAATTTACTATGGTATAGTTAATTTAcattatgttaaaaaaaggaaaactgcatttcagGCAATTGTTTGGCTGACCTAATGCTTCCGGGGGAATTCTTTGTCAGTATGTATCCATTTCAGCTCGAATGAAATATCCAGATATGAATTTTCTCTCATAAAACATGTAGATATGTTTGAAGACATTTCTTATTCTTCTGTATGTACCATCAAAGACTTTTTATTAAATATGAATGCATTTGTTGTTCCCAGCCCATTTCCGGACATGTTTTCCAATGAGCTTCTGCATTTGCTGCTATGCAGTGCAGCTTTTCCTGAGAGCAGTCAGCCCAGCTACAGCTTGCTCTGaagtgaaagcagcagagctgtagaaagatttctgaattttcctgTGCAGTGCCCAGCAAGTTACAGAGATGGCTGCAGAAAAGCTTTGCATAACTGTTCTCTTACTTATTCTAATTTAAGCACTGTCCTGCATGTACTTTATTTAATAGGCATTTGTGTCAAACCATGGCATACAGATGCAACTAAATTAGTAAGACATAAGGAAAGTAGGGCAAACTTCTACATTTCAGAAGGAAGATGCCTGCATTTTCCCACATGTACCAAGCAGTGTACCAAGGAAAACAGATGCCTGGAACAGAAGCAAAGACAAGAAACCCATAGATACTTAGTAGCATAGTAAATAATTTGTCTCCACATTTGGTTTTGGCATTGCAGTAACctttcaaacactttttttttcctgtaactcCCTACAAcctttattttccataaaatacGTGGATTTGTGTAGATACCCTtacctttttccttctcaatCCACTGCATCTTTTTATCACCTAACAAATATCTGGTTGCTAGAATCTTGAATGCTACTCAGAGTAGTAGCTGTACTAACCTTTATCTTGAGCTCTGAAACATCAGCTCCAACAGACCctccacagacacacacaaacacacaagcaCACCAACAGACAATTAAATGAAACACAAgggttgggggggggggcgggTGTGGAGGGGTGTATGTGTTACTAAGGCTCTCCAAATTTTTGTAGAAATCAGAAGTTCTAATATGTAAGACTGGTTTGttgggttgtttcttttttttaaaggagggGAAGAGtggaagagggaaaggagataaaagaaagcaagaagaaaattagagaaaagAACAGTTACCAGGAACTGACATCTCTGCTGTCATGCTCAGGGTTGtggtttcttcttcctctcacCAGATCTAGTTTGAGTAATTTTTACAAGTTAGATAACACACTTTAAcgcctttctttttcttccttggtcTGCAGCTTCAGGTTACATCTGAATTTATTATATATTGTGCCATTTATTTATGTTATGATCTATTTCTTGGTTCTCTTTGCTACTCCCAAAGTCAAATTTACAGAGCCAGGtctgcaattttaatttttttaaactaagcATCAGTGAGTTGTTTGTTCATAGCTGCTCCGGTCCCCAGGCCACTCCCATCTCTGTTGGCATGTGTAGCCTGCAGCAGCATTGCTCTTTACAGCATCAGGCTGCAAGCTTTGCAACGGTTTGCATGGCCTGGGGAGCAAGGCTTGCCAGGTCTGCTCAGTTTGACCTTGTCCTGACCTGTcttcagctttgttttgcttggcaCACCTGTGACAGCAGTTTCTCAAACTGACACCTCTATCTAATGTGATTTGTGAAAGGAGAGTCGTGGGTTTATGTAGAGAGCAGCAACAAACATTTCCTGTAGCTGGGATACGTAGTGCTCTTAGACAATGGCATagtgcagaaaaacacagaccTGGTATGTCACCacgacatttttatgaaaatccttttgtcaggattttcttctcctgagaagctgagggcctcaggaacaaatgtaaacaaattactgtCTGCTAGTGaggaatgcaacaggtgcatcctTGACTGGTCAATGTtagatgtttctacttaataaccaatcaaggaggcagctgggtcagactctccgggagtcacaagcctttgttatacattcctttctatttctgtccagccttctgatgaatctttctctctgttcttttggTATAGTAttagtgtgggttttttaatataatatatatcataatacaaTATTTCCATAATAATTCCTGTCCAGCCCTCTGAAatatggagtcaagatttctgtctcttcacaagtcctggctgcccaggaagACCACACTGGTACAGCAGCAGAGACCTCGTGGTGTGAAGGCACAGCATGAAGGAATGCAGAGAGGGGAGATAAGGGTTTgttagtgtgtgtgtgttaacGTGGGTGACACAACACCaataaaacacagaactgtGCAAAGATGCATCAGCAGAGGCACCAGGGGCAAATGACCCTTCCCTAGCCTATGCAGGATAAGGTCAGCCCCCACTAGCCTGAAATATTCTCTTTATCATGGACGTCTCTGCCTTTGAACATAGAAAACGCTGGGAGCATTAGGAGCTGTTGCCACATTCTCCACAACACAAAGTAAAACAtggcacagagccaggctgaaaCAGCGCGGCTTAGTGACTCAGTTTCGATTCCTCAGCTGCAGACTGACTATGCTGCTTTGGCACACGCAGGGAAAAGCTctgtttcactttctttttcccagtGATTTCATCACAGCTCATATAAGGGCTGGACCAAATAAATGGAAGGCACAACAGCTGTGGGCAGCACTCCTTTGGCTTTGGGGCTACCTGAAGACAAgtgagcagagaaggaaaaccatGAGGTAAGAAAGCAATCTAGTCTCtgaaagatgctttttttctctttgccacgggaaaataatgtttattatttacataaatGTAAGCAGTGAGGGACTTTGAGCAtctaaacaacagaaaatattttacagaatatttagagaagaaccaaaataaaataaggatgATCTTGAATGTTGTCATGTTATTGCTTCTCTAATGAGGTTTAGTCTATGTGAGTAGAACACAAGGTCAGAAAAATTTTGTGCATGCAGTGTGGGGATGAAATCCAGGCTGTAGCAGGTGCAGCTGGTGCCCAGCCAAAGAGGTATAATCTGTCTTTCAAACCTGTGTTTGTGATTCCTCCTTGATTTGCCTCCTCATAATTTTGCAGTCTTTCCACTCAGTCCTTTTTTTACCCAAAAGATTTGAATGTGCAGTTGAGCAGTAGCACATGCTGTGCCCCACAGGCTCTTAGACCTGCTAGGAGTTACAGGAGAGACAGCAAGGAAGTGTTTCTAAGAAAGGAAGATTTGACCTAGAAGCTTCAGTAATAGACTTGTGTGTCAATTCTTCTCTAATTAAGGGAAAGCACAGTATGGACTAAAATGTCATCTCTGTGTTGTAAAAACATCCCCTTGATTGTATGACAAAGGCCAGTTTGTGCAcccacacagggacacaggtaGGCAATGGCAGCAGGAGAAACCAAGTTAACACCCTGCCCTGGTGGCTCCCAGGCCccatttgggaagaaaaagcGGTTGAATGATGGAGAGGGATTGTCCTGATTTCATCTGGTatagagttaattttttctCAGTAGCTGGTACAGTGTTTTGGTTTCATTTATGCCAATTATGTGTATAACACACTCACAATTTGTTTGTAGCTGTGTTTATCCTAGTCAAGGACTTTTTTGTGTCTCATGCTTTGCCAGTGAGGAGGTGCACAAAAAAGCTGGGAagagcacacctggggcaggttatctgaactggccaaagggatattccacaccagAGAACATCAGGAGGGAGTGACCTGGAAGGGGGCTGATTGGGGTGCAGGGACAGAGTCTGGCATCAGACAGCAGGTAGTGAGCAATTTTATGGTGCACCTCTTGATTttctttgagggtttttttttttcttttttaacataatTATTAGTATTTACTATTACTAttagatttaattttgtttcagttattaaaaattattaacttcTGATCTTAACCTACAATTTTTACTTTTGATTCTCCTCCCTGTTCTACTAGTGGGGGACAGGGGGAGATGagtgagcagcagcatcatgcttagctgccagctgggctgaAACAACACTGGTGATACAGGAGTATTAAGGACCAGTAGTATGTCACCAAGATCTGGTTAataagagtgtgtgtgtgtctaggGATGAGGCacctggggagagagagaggctcCCTAACCAGCCACTGGACATCCAGAGCCAGCATCTGATGAGCCACAGGGTtagtgagtgagtgagtgggtGGTTTGTACCAGCAAGTGGAATGGGGTTGCACACTCATGGACTGTACATCCAAGTACGAGCAACTGGAGAGGCTGGTGAGATCTGGGACCCAATTCCTGATACATTAACCATATAATCAGTATAACCATTACATAAGAATGGTGCTATGATCTAACATAAAAGGAtataaaaatgcaggaaatgcaaaattaaatttataataCAAACCATAACATGTACAAAGGTTTAGGAAATTGATTAAATCACAGTATTTATAGTTTAAGGGAATTTTAAGTGATTACATCTTTTGGGTAGGCTTCAGCAAttgttcccagcacaggaagtaTGTTCTTGAGGTCCAAGGGTGTGCTAGCTTTACTACAGAGACCAGCCCTCCATTTTAACATCCACAGAAACATCTGTTTCTGTGTGAGAGGTGCCATCATACACTGGCAAGAATTACTAAAATCACTATTCAGCACTTTGGACCTAGGGCTCCCTACAGCCTTGGCTTGTTTGAAGTATTGTGGACCAAGGGCACCAAGTAAGGTATTGCCTGCCTTTAAAAGTACATCATGCCTGGCTTAAAAACAAATAGCAAAAAGTAAATGGGATATAAACAactttttctttgatttcttctaGTACCATTTCCAAGGATTCCTTGAAGACTTCCCTATTGCAGTTAGAATGTCATTTTACATGGACTTTGTTGAAGAAGCATGTAAGTCTTGAGGCCCTAGAGGAAACAATACTTGACCATATCAAGTTTTTGTCAGAATATGAGATTAGAGATTATAATTTACTCTCCTATGTAAATCACCTAAAGAATTCAAATGAGGAAGCCCTGAGAAATCtcaaaaaagctgaagaagctATTCAAAAACGTCATCCAGATGAAATTGCCAGGAGAAGTCTTGTGACCTGGGGGAACTATGCCTGGATCTATTACCACATGCAGAGATATGAAGAAGCTCAAAATTATATAAGCAAAGtggaaaacagctgcaaaaagcTTTCAAGTACCACTCATGGGAAGATTCAGCTTCCAGAGATCTACGCTGAGCAAGGATGGACATTATTACGTTTTGGGAGGAATTACTTTGAGAGGGCAAAGAATTGCTTtgaaaatgctctgaaaatTGAGCCAAATAACTCAGATTTTAGTACTGGCTATGCAACAGCAATGTATCGCTTGAAAGGCAATGCCTGGTGGTGTGGTGGAGAGGTAAAGCCATGCCTCGAGGCCTTGCAGCGGGCAGTGGAACTGAATCCCAAGGACACTACTGTTATGGCATTGCTTGCATTAGAACTCCAGCGATTAAATCGAGCTGATGAAGGGGAGAGGTACATTGAAGAAGGACTGCAGAAAACCCCTgactttcctgttttcctgcgACATGCTGctaatttttacagaaagaaaggaaaagtgaacAAGGCAGTAGAGATTTTGAAGAAGGCCTTAGAACTGACACCAAACTCTGTCACTCTGCATCACCAACTAGGACTCTGCTACAGATCCAAGTTAATGCAGCTGAAAAAGACAAGATACCCGCCTCAAGAGGAAATGGAGAATCTCATCCAGCttgcagtttttcattttaaaacagtgaTTGACAAAAagccagtatttttttctgcctataGTGACCTAGCAGGCACATATGCAATAGGCAAGAAgtatgaaaaagcagaagagataTATCAGAAAGTGCTTCACAGACATGATTTAGCCTGtgatgaaaaacaagaaatctaCTTCAATTATGGCCATTTTCAGCAATTTCACATGAAGTCAGAATCAAAAGCCATTAAATATTACATAGAATGTCTGAAACTGGAAACAGATTCCTATTCAAGAAGAAGGTCCAGTGGAGCTGTGGAGACattactgaa is a window encoding:
- the LOC119702886 gene encoding LOW QUALITY PROTEIN: interferon-induced protein with tetratricopeptide repeats 5-like (The sequence of the model RefSeq protein was modified relative to this genomic sequence to represent the inferred CDS: deleted 1 base in 1 codon) yields the protein MEGTTAVGSTPLALGYLKTSEQRRKTMSTISKDSLKTSLLQLECHFTWTLLKKHVSLEALEETILDHIKFLSEYEIRDYNLLSYVNHLKNSNEEALRNLKKAEEAIQKRHPDEIARRSLVTWGNYAWIYYHMQRYEEAQNYISKVENSCKKLSSTTHGKIQLPEIYAEQGWTLLRFGRNYFERAKNCFENALKIEPNNSDFSTGYATAMYRLKGNAWWCGGEVKPCLEALQRAVELNPKDTTVMALLALELQRLNRADEGERYIEEGLQKTPDFPVFLRHAANFYRKKGKVNKAVEILKKALELTPNSVTLHHQLGLCYRSKLMQLKKTRYPPQEEMENLIQLAVFHFKTVIDKKPVFFSAYSDLAGTYAIGKKYEKAEEIYQKVLHRHDLACDEKQEIYFNYGHFQQFHMKSESKAIKYYIECLKLETDSYSRRRSSGAVETLLKQKIESGLGDSNDIGTLGLVHKLNGKKLEAIECYKEALDLDPNNEEYLNALTQLQLSIRS